The Drosophila innubila isolate TH190305 chromosome 3R unlocalized genomic scaffold, UK_Dinn_1.0 2_E_3R, whole genome shotgun sequence genome has a segment encoding these proteins:
- the LOC117791276 gene encoding uncharacterized protein LOC117791276: MSKAPCCWASNELSRDKKDYIRCSTRQVQPPCDDGKGKKGKNGKDKDKSVCCSTAFQMQMAKDAANEDTDELQCGPSKKGKKNKANKENFRCFTANMICMKLYMPGRDFECPEQLRITANICRGCKPILCSNRINVNCLPQEPSARFSMLAECLEKELNEGISVSVVYMKKEIGRGCFVPPESVILRMTNTLQEVVYTANVELTCKGCTVGMCTLRLSMHMRCQSLDVSEDDETNDDACGDMMGLNSQSGASSSTDPCLGFASIEDPSGDSSCLCKSSDNAISRRKAGTESSKKLIDMAGPYSIYGLTDNNAGCLDIKASAGPGGQFSVTSHLGSGNTNRMCPPIAPPKLKQMGIKRERECPVCHEDVSWLPQIAACPHCGYKPLPEFEEKDYNEKATAKDILVEFFDSLGVDPNAADQGSVACSQTCEQHTEGKASEGFESIVQDYKALKQSIKKCKSAQTCPGVSKSSQKAKPPDLVNVFTELRNLFYGADGDENKKAKIKEICDEACKLAKATRRRGVNKSTSKGGSSCGMIKMRKRHPKRQKMYVKSRLYTPVDPLEHRRHGHAHCREDEHKVPAHMGWLWTQHPLAQRPGWRPGAIRRSIRELMSYFLKDFPVDSIPISKYMSYHNQKPCPPIDHEEKPEDLVQLPTLHIEKKNDEYLITLRPLKDADTLKRAANPYANMKPVQFRIVKNPLLKQVREMKRCLKNMGFSKCKCHKPVMECYCRSFIDKKQLVEEVQRQCIKRNMDSCEYDLVLSDTSDSEAEFDFGVTPPAGLMHPERLKATHITHTETQYNENDWAMPTMYPHPPNAQVQYGGCVVGERQGKFDWIFGKGFVHRQPKPPKMRNPPKKKAKRPFHGAPRPRQEGGFSSTTDIGPKYFIRRDPQATAPQQVDRLQRLNRASHPPTALQFQRSRDSESKRVRFDISQNEKFII, from the exons ATGTCGAAGGCACCGTGCTGTTGGGCCTCAAATGAGTTAAGCAGGGATAAGAAGGACTATATACGCTGTTCCACAAGACAGGTTCAGCCGCCATGTGACGATGGCAAGGGTAAGAAGGGCAAGAATGGCAAGGATAAGGACAAGAGTGTTTGCTGTTCAACggcatttcaaatgcaaatggccAAAGATGCTGCCAACGAGGATACCGATGAGTTGCAATGCGGTCCATCGAAGAAGGGGAAAAAGAATAAAGCCAATAAGGAGAATTTCCGTTGCTTCACTGCGAACATGATCTGCATGAAACTCTATATGCCCGGCAGGGACTTTGAGTGTCCCGAACAATTAAGGATTACTGCCAACATATGTCGGGGCTGCAAGCCAATTCTATGCTCCAATCGTATAAATGTGAACTGTCTGCCACAGGAACCGAGCGCTCGCTTCTCCATGCTGGCCGAATGCCTGGAAAAGGAGCTGAACGAGGGCATCTCTGTGTCCGTCGTATACATGAAGAAAGAGATAG GGCGTGGCTGTTTTGTCCCACCCGAGTCTGTCATTCTACGAATGACGAATACCCTTCAGGAAGTCGTTTATACCGCCAACGTTGAGCTGACCTGCAAGGGCTGTACCGTCGGTATGTGCACTTTAAGGCTCTCGATGCACATGCGATGTCAGTCCCTCGATGT CTCGGAAGACGACGAGACCAACGACGACGCTTGTGGGGACATGATGGGCCTCAATTCACAGAGTGGTGCCAGCTCATCCACAGATCCCTGTCTGGGCTTCGCTAGCATTGAGGATCCTTCTGGTGATTCCTCCTGCTTGTGCAAAAGCTCCGATAATGCCATTTCGAGAAGGAAAGCCGGCACTGAG TCGAGCAAGAAACTGATTGACATGGCTGGTCCCTACTCCATCTATGGCTTGACGGACAATAATGCGGGATGCTTGGATATAAAGGCATCTGCTGGCCCAGGCGGACAGTTCTCGGTGACATCTCATTTGGGAAGCGGCAATACGAATCGCATGTGTCCTCCGATTGCGCCGCCAAAGTTAAAGCAAATGGGCATTAAGCGGGAACGGGAATGTCCCGTCTGTCATGAGGATGTGTCCTGGCTGCCACAGATCGCCGCCTGTCCTCATTGTGGCTACAAACCGTTGCCCGAATTCGAGGAGAAGGACTACAATGAGAAGGCCACAGCCAAGGATATACTCGTCGAATTCTTCGACTCTTTGGGCGTCGATCCGAACGCCGCTGATCAGGGATCTGTTGCCTGCTCTCAGACCTGCGAACAGCACACTGAGGGCAAGGCATCGGAAGGCTTTGAATCCATTGTGCAGGACTACAAGGCTCTCAAGCAGAGCATCAAGAAGTGCAAATCCGCTCAGACATGTCCCGGGGTTTCAAAGTCCTCGCAGAAGGCGAAGCCGCCAGATCTGGTCAATGTATTTACGGAGCTTAGAAACCTCTTTTACGGTGCTGACGGCGACGAGAATAAGAAGGCCAAGATCAAAGAGATTTGCGATGAAGCCTGTAAACTGGCAAAGGCCACCCGGCGACGCGGTGTCAACAAATCCACATCCAAAGGAGGCAGTTCCTGTGGAATGATCAAAATGCGAAAGCGACATCCAAAGCGACAGAAAATGTACGTAAAGTCGCGGCTCTACACGCCCGTGGATCCCCTTGAGCATAGGAGAcatggccacgcccactgtcGTGAGGATGAGCACAAGGTGCCCGCCCACATGGGTTGGCTGTGGACACAGCATCCGCTTGCCCAGCGACCGGGCTGGCGTCCAGGTGCCATTCGTCGTTCCATACGTGAGCTGATGAGCTACTTTCTCAAGGACTTTCCCGTGGACAGCATACCCATATCCAAGTACATGTCCTATCACAATCAAAAGCCTTGCCCGCCCATAGATCACGAGGAGAAACCCGAGGATCTGGTCCAGTTGCCGACACTGCACATTGAGAAGAAGAACGATGAGTATCTCATCACGCTGCGTCCCCTCAAGGATGCGGACACCTTAAAGCGGGCTGCGAATCCCTATGCCAACATGAAGCCCGTTCAGTTTCGCATTGTCAAGAATCCACTGCTGAAGCAGGTGCGGGAGATGAAACGTTGCCTGAAGAACATGGGCTTCAGCAAGTGCAAGTGCCACAAGCCGGTGATGGAATGCTACTGTCGCAGCTTCATCGACAAGAAGCAACTGGTGGAGGAGGTGCAACGGCAGTGCATTAAACGGAACATGGACAGCTGTGAGTACGATCTCGTGCTCTCGGACACCTCGGACAGCGAGGCGGAGTTTGACTTTGGTGTCACACCTCCGGCGGGTCTAATGCATCCGGAGCGCTTGAAGGCGACGCACATAACGCACACGGAGACTCAGTACAATGAGAATGACTGGGCCATGCCCACAATGTATCCGCATCCGCCCAACGCCCAAGTGCAGTACGGCGGTTGTGTGGTTGGCGAGCGTCAAGGTAAATTCGATTGGATCTTCGGCAAGGGATTTGTGCATCGCCAGCCGAAGCCTCCAAAGATGCGTAATCCACCCAAAAAGAAAGCGAAGCGACCTTTTCATGGTGCCCCTCGACCGCGTCAAGAGGGCGGCTTCTCGAGCACTACCGACATCGGTCCAAAGTATTTCATAAGACGCGATCCTCAAGCGACGGCTCCTCAGCAAGTGGATCGCTTGCAACGACTCAACCGCGCCTCTCATCCTCCCACAGCGTTACAGTTCCAGCGATCGAGAGATTCGGAGTCGAAAAGGGTCCGATTCGACATCAGTCAGAACGAAAAGTTCATCATATAG
- the LOC117792516 gene encoding uncharacterized protein LOC117792516 yields the protein MCLALALGSAESDAASDISSLNYKNEYNYNNNYNASMKVLRFHDFEPRQQVARLFADGARDKEAGREARGFHFDATGDDVHVELEFIVPFVKIPVKRSINFARDAVKSVLNLQKGALLNTAVIVVAGAIIAGIVRLVLAPIVFTSMANNYAGYNAKEYDESVKSKNHISRGMRSVTQVLESQLDEHNIDVSVCAQRAICQYLQHNAAQLQRHEARLTSSNTARLINTLTNSRWTDSLLNGTAVFNAIDVARNSRNCNHIYRSCSWPQLQGGGFQRSWPSVLQYFNGPIHDSRRLGGRMKHLSLIKLILIQIGYVGILAAGVEESTTDSRSFSASARQINSNPGFKLISFDAVDKDISVGLDYLLPFVKVPVKRKRNENKPLLIVNSAAIFSCGLVAAAGLLAGHLIRSVGLETIIPDAKSEEPAKHTARSLHDEEQSFLQIFDNFKLVYRNASGERMETGLPSLMNTIESSFLDKDIDLNSCLLKSICTFTHKSIKNVRSGQASDLELMLDGVSSWSWMLSWLEQSALRKAIEAGRVTASHYCNAKYPRCKWTEPDEQLLDLLHNNVQFN from the exons ATGTGTCTTGCTTTGGCGCTCGGAAGTGCGGAAAGTGATGCGGCCAGCGATATTTCCAGTCTAAactataaaaatgaatataactacaacaacaactataatgCGAGCATGAAAGTGTTGCGTTTTCATGACTTTGAGCCGCGGCAACAAGTTGCGCGACTGTTTGCAGATGGGGCACGTGATAAGGAAGCCGGACGTGAGGCACGTGGATTTCATTTCGATGCCACCGGCGATGATGTCCATGTGGAGCTGGAGTTCATCGTACCATTCGTCAAGATACCTGTTAAGCGAAGCATTAATTTCGCTCGCGATGCGGTGAAAAGTGTGTTGAATCTGCAGAAGGGAGCGTTGCTCAACACGGCGGTTATCGTGGTTGCTGGTGCCATTATAGCGGGCATAGTGCGTCTGGTGTTGGCCCCCATAGTGTTCACCTCGATGGCCAACAATTATGCCGGCTACAATGCCAAGGAATACGATGAATCCGTCAAGAGCAAAAACCACATCAGTCGAGGAA TGCGCAGTGTAACCCAAGTTTTAGAATCGCAGCTAGACGAACACAATATTGATGTCTCTGTCTGCGCACAACGCGCCATCTGCCAGTACTTGCAACACAATGCGGCACAGTTGCAGCGCCACGAAGCCAGACTGACTTCATCGAACACTGCCAGACTTATCAATACTTTGACCAA CTCCCGCTGGACGGACTCGCTTCTCAACGGCACCGCTGTCTTTAATGCCATTGATGTGGCACGCAACAGTCGCAACTGCAACCACATCTATCGCAGCTGCAGTTGGCCGCAGCTTCAAGGCGGCGGTTTCCAGAGGTCCTGGCCAAGTGTTTTGCAGTACTTCAATGGTC CTATCCACGATTCAAGACGTCTAGGCGGAAGAATGAAGCACCTAAGCCTAATTAAACTGATCCTTATCCAGATCGGTTATGTTGGGATTTTGGCAGCTGGTGTAGAGGAGTCGACAACTGACTCTAGATCTTTCTCAGCTTCGGCAAGGCAGATCAACAGCAATCCGGGATTTAAACTGATATCCTTTGATGCGGTAGATAAGGACATTTCCGTTGGACTGGACTATCTGCTGCCCTTTGTCAAGGTGCCCGTCAAACGCAAACGTAATGAAAACAAG CCTCTGCTCATTGTCAATTCCGCGGCAATCTTTAGTTGCGGCCTAGTTGCCGCTGCCGGTTTGCTTGCTGGCCATTTGATAAGGAGCGTGGGTCTGGAGACCATTATACCCGATGCCAAGTCAGAGGAGCCCGCCAAGCACACAGCGCGTAGTTTACACGATGAGGAGCAGAGTTTCCTGCAGATCTTCGATAACTTTAAGCTTGTTTATCGCAATGCAAGTGGCGAGCGTATGG AGACTGGTCTGCCCAGTCTTATGAACACCATTGAGAGCAGCTTTCTGGATAAGGACATTGATCTGAACAGTTGCTTGCTAAAGTCCATTTGCACCTTTACCCACAAgtctattaaaaatgttcGCAGTGGTCAAGCGTCAGATTTGGAGCTGATGCTAGACGGTGTCTCCAGTTGGTCCTGGATGCTGTCCTGGCTCGAACAGTCGGCGCTGCGGAAGGCCATTGAAGCGGGCAGAGTGACTGCATCACATTATTGCAACGCCAAGTATCCTCGTTGCAAGTGGACAGAGCCAGATGAGCAACTTCTTGATCTTCTGCATAATAatgtgcaatttaattaa